From the genome of Bosea sp. Tri-49, one region includes:
- a CDS encoding ABC transporter substrate-binding protein, with protein sequence MSKTSILLGFSAIALCAATGIAQAQGLPARILEKKTLAVANVPNYPPLEFKDPKTSKLTGLDIDLGEALGKKLGITIKWEEISFEQMVSALTTGRVDMILSGMSDLPGRRETLDFVDYLASGAQFYTNGDRKDEFKELAALCGKKVGASRRTSFPKEMEGWSKDNCEAKGKPALQIVGTEGSADARTQLRQKRLDAAVQGSETLPYLMNQEPGNYAILGTPFTTVYQGLAFAKKDTELRDAVAKAFTQMLADGSYAAVLQKWELADAKVDKLMINGETKN encoded by the coding sequence ATGTCGAAGACGTCAATCCTGCTCGGCTTCTCGGCCATCGCGCTTTGTGCCGCAACTGGCATCGCCCAGGCCCAGGGCCTGCCGGCGCGCATCCTGGAGAAGAAGACGCTCGCCGTCGCCAACGTACCGAACTATCCGCCGCTGGAGTTCAAGGACCCGAAGACCTCGAAGCTCACCGGCCTCGACATCGACCTCGGCGAGGCGCTCGGCAAGAAGCTCGGCATCACGATCAAATGGGAGGAGATCAGCTTCGAGCAGATGGTCTCGGCGCTGACCACCGGCCGCGTCGACATGATCCTGTCGGGCATGAGCGACCTGCCGGGACGGCGAGAGACCCTGGACTTCGTCGACTATCTCGCCTCGGGCGCGCAGTTCTACACCAATGGCGACCGCAAGGACGAGTTCAAGGAGCTCGCCGCCCTCTGCGGCAAGAAGGTCGGCGCCAGCCGCCGCACCTCCTTCCCGAAGGAAATGGAAGGCTGGAGCAAGGACAATTGCGAAGCCAAGGGCAAGCCGGCACTCCAGATCGTCGGCACGGAAGGCTCGGCCGATGCCCGCACGCAGCTGAGGCAAAAGCGCCTCGACGCCGCCGTGCAGGGCAGCGAGACCCTGCCCTATCTGATGAACCAGGAGCCCGGCAATTACGCCATCCTCGGGACCCCGTTCACCACCGTCTATCAGGGCCTCGCCTTCGCCAAGAAGGACACCGAGCTGCGCGACGCCGTCGCCAAGGCCTTCACCCAGATGCTGGCCGACGGCAGCTATGCCGCCGTGCTGCAGAAATGGGAGCTGGCCGACGCCAAGGTCGATAAGCTGATGATCAACGGCGAAACCAAGAACTGA
- a CDS encoding amidohydrolase family protein, translated as MTTRIRNADIVIAYDPAAEDHVYRRGLDVVFDESGILHLGEGFAGEVSREIDGKGFMIMPGLVDIHSHPSSEPGNKGMTDEVGTPKLYNSSLYEFLWLFRADAEGIPHLNHVAWSELLMSGVTTLVDLSFPSEGWLDRAAASGLRMVMAPMYRNGRWFTRNGYTVEYELDDAAGRKAMEEAFRIIDAALAHESGRLSGLACPAQIDTCTEELFRASIAAAAERKIPIQTHAGQSISEFHEMVRRSGLSPIQWLDSVGFLAPNASIAHAIFLDDHPWVRWPTRTDLACLAESGTSVAHCPTVFGRRGFTLRDLGRYLKAGVNIGIGTDSFPHNMLEELRHAGVYARIAGESHAVVTTGQVFRAATLGGAKLLGRGDIGRLAEGAQADLVMVDLTHPMMRPTRDPLKSLVNAAADRAVAHVFVQGRQVVADGKVLTMDYQAASDGLEAAQRRALAKASSLDWAGRSVDELSPPSLPWA; from the coding sequence ATGACCACCCGCATCCGCAACGCCGACATCGTCATCGCCTACGACCCGGCCGCCGAAGACCATGTCTATCGCCGCGGTCTCGACGTGGTCTTCGACGAAAGCGGCATCCTGCATCTCGGCGAGGGTTTCGCTGGCGAGGTCTCGCGCGAGATCGACGGCAAGGGCTTCATGATCATGCCCGGCCTCGTCGATATCCATTCCCACCCGTCGAGCGAGCCCGGCAACAAGGGCATGACCGACGAGGTCGGCACGCCGAAGCTCTACAACTCCTCGCTCTACGAATTCCTCTGGCTGTTCCGTGCCGATGCGGAGGGCATTCCGCATCTCAACCACGTCGCCTGGTCCGAGCTGCTGATGTCAGGGGTCACCACGCTGGTCGACCTCTCCTTCCCAAGCGAGGGCTGGCTCGACCGCGCCGCGGCGAGCGGGCTGCGCATGGTGATGGCGCCGATGTATCGTAATGGCCGCTGGTTCACCCGCAACGGCTACACTGTCGAGTACGAGCTCGACGACGCGGCCGGCCGCAAGGCGATGGAGGAGGCGTTCAGGATCATCGACGCTGCGCTGGCCCATGAATCCGGCCGCCTCTCCGGCCTCGCCTGCCCCGCGCAGATCGACACCTGCACGGAAGAGCTTTTCCGCGCCTCGATCGCTGCCGCGGCCGAGCGCAAAATCCCGATCCAGACCCATGCCGGCCAGTCGATCAGCGAGTTCCATGAGATGGTCCGCCGCAGCGGCCTGTCGCCGATCCAGTGGCTGGACAGCGTCGGCTTCCTCGCGCCGAATGCCTCGATCGCCCATGCGATCTTCCTTGACGATCATCCCTGGGTACGCTGGCCGACCCGTACCGATCTCGCGTGCCTCGCCGAGAGCGGCACCTCGGTGGCGCATTGCCCGACCGTCTTCGGTCGGCGCGGCTTCACGCTGCGCGACCTCGGCCGCTACCTGAAGGCCGGCGTCAATATCGGCATCGGCACCGACAGCTTCCCGCACAATATGCTGGAGGAATTGCGCCACGCCGGCGTCTATGCGCGCATCGCCGGCGAGAGCCATGCGGTGGTGACGACCGGGCAGGTCTTCCGCGCCGCGACGCTGGGCGGCGCGAAGCTGCTCGGGCGCGGCGACATCGGCCGACTGGCGGAGGGCGCGCAGGCCGACCTCGTCATGGTCGACCTGACGCATCCGATGATGCGCCCGACCCGCGACCCGCTGAAGAGCCTCGTGAATGCTGCCGCCGACCGGGCCGTCGCCCATGTCTTCGTGCAGGGCAGACAGGTGGTCGCCGATGGCAAGGTGCTGACCATGGATTACCAGGCCGCGTCCGACGGCCTTGAAGCTGCGCAACGGCGCGCGCTCGCAAAGGCGTCCTCGCTCGACTGGGCGGGGCGTTCGGTCGACGAACTCTCGCCGCCGAGCCTGCCCTGGGCCTAG
- a CDS encoding ABC transporter substrate-binding protein translates to MLNRRHFIAGAATASLARPALVRAAPASTLRFVPVIDLAFPDPVYATAQVSRTHGFMVFDTLYGMNTRLEVSPQMVEGHTVENDGKLWNLTLRDGLLWHDGEKVTARDCVASIRRWALRDAAGDALMQAVDELSAPDDRTIRFRLKAPFPYLPYALGKVSAPVCFMMPERLATTDPFKVIPEVVGSGPFRYKADERVPGARNAYEKFARYRPREAGTPDWTSGPKIVHFDRVEWTTMPDAATGTAAVQAGEQDWQEAMPHDLMPVVATNKATRTAVLDPLGFTCQMRVNHLQPPFDNPAIRRALLGAIDQDAFMMAVAGDDPAFRYGPLGYFTPETPMASEVGLDVFRSKRDYDKVRRELKAAGYNGEKVVLLVPADSLAQKPLGDIAADVMQKAGMNVEYTALDFGSVLKRRVNKGPSDQGGWNVFVGNWQGIDWLNPLVHSTLRGDGAFPGWVKSDKIEALRGQWLATGDTAAQKRICDEIQKVALEEVPYYPIGQYKQPTLFRSNLSGMMKSTPVFWNLKRN, encoded by the coding sequence ATGTTGAACCGTCGCCATTTCATCGCGGGCGCCGCGACCGCTTCGCTCGCCAGACCGGCCCTGGTTCGCGCGGCGCCCGCCTCGACCCTGCGCTTCGTCCCCGTGATCGATCTTGCCTTCCCCGACCCCGTCTATGCGACGGCGCAGGTGTCGCGGACCCATGGCTTCATGGTGTTCGACACGCTCTACGGCATGAACACCAGGCTCGAAGTATCGCCGCAGATGGTCGAAGGCCACACGGTCGAGAACGACGGCAAGCTCTGGAATCTGACCTTGCGCGACGGTCTGCTCTGGCACGACGGCGAGAAGGTGACGGCCCGTGACTGCGTCGCCAGCATCCGGCGCTGGGCTCTGCGCGACGCCGCCGGAGATGCGCTGATGCAGGCGGTCGACGAACTCTCCGCCCCGGATGACCGCACCATCCGGTTCCGGCTCAAGGCCCCCTTCCCTTATCTGCCCTACGCGCTCGGCAAGGTCTCGGCGCCGGTCTGCTTCATGATGCCCGAGCGGTTGGCCACGACCGACCCCTTCAAGGTCATTCCCGAGGTCGTGGGGTCCGGCCCCTTCCGCTACAAGGCCGACGAGCGCGTGCCCGGCGCCCGCAACGCCTATGAGAAGTTCGCGCGCTACAGGCCGCGCGAGGCCGGAACACCGGACTGGACCTCAGGCCCGAAGATCGTCCATTTCGATCGCGTCGAGTGGACCACGATGCCGGACGCAGCGACCGGAACCGCAGCCGTCCAGGCCGGCGAGCAGGACTGGCAGGAGGCGATGCCGCACGATTTGATGCCGGTCGTCGCCACCAACAAGGCCACGCGCACGGCGGTGCTCGACCCGCTCGGCTTCACCTGCCAGATGCGCGTGAACCATCTTCAACCCCCCTTCGACAATCCGGCGATCCGGCGTGCCCTGCTCGGTGCCATCGACCAGGACGCCTTCATGATGGCGGTGGCCGGCGACGATCCGGCCTTCCGGTACGGACCGCTGGGCTATTTCACGCCGGAGACGCCCATGGCTAGCGAGGTGGGGCTCGATGTCTTTCGGAGCAAGCGCGACTACGACAAGGTCAGGCGCGAGCTGAAGGCGGCCGGCTATAACGGCGAGAAGGTCGTGTTGCTGGTGCCGGCCGACTCGCTCGCCCAGAAGCCGTTGGGCGATATCGCGGCCGACGTCATGCAGAAGGCGGGCATGAACGTCGAGTACACGGCGCTCGATTTCGGTTCGGTGCTCAAGCGCCGCGTCAACAAGGGCCCTTCCGACCAGGGCGGCTGGAACGTATTCGTCGGCAATTGGCAAGGCATCGACTGGCTCAATCCGCTGGTCCACTCGACCTTGCGTGGCGACGGAGCCTTTCCGGGCTGGGTCAAGAGCGACAAGATCGAGGCGTTGCGCGGGCAATGGCTGGCGACCGGCGATACAGCCGCGCAGAAGCGCATCTGCGACGAGATTCAGAAGGTCGCCTTGGAGGAGGTCCCCTACTATCCGATCGGCCAGTACAAGCAGCCGACGCTCTTTCGCAGCAACCTATCGGGGATGATGAAGAGCACACCGGTGTTCTGGAACCTCAAACGCAACTGA
- a CDS encoding LysR family transcriptional regulator, which yields MNLRQIELLRAVVRCETTVRAAQELGLSQPAVSNAIKHLESQVGFPLFERINNRLFPTAEARALYKDSEPIFALHAAFEARVQDIKENRAGHIRIIATPPLGYGVLPSALRNYLAKRPKVRVSFDIRRFEHVLESVENGTAELGFVMGMDDDRGLDAETFFTGNMVCVMRPDHPLAAKPTITPEDLRAVSYIALEQGTRMGTIVRKAFAQADVPFRFSVEVRYCNTACVLAESGVGVAVVDPLSPVFSGHYDLAIRPFSPASLVTASAVRSRKRPISRAADAFLREVRLVAAETAAKLGDG from the coding sequence ATGAACCTTCGCCAGATCGAGCTTCTGCGGGCCGTCGTCCGCTGCGAAACGACGGTCCGCGCAGCGCAGGAGCTGGGGCTGTCGCAGCCGGCGGTCAGCAACGCGATCAAGCATCTCGAAAGCCAGGTCGGCTTTCCGCTGTTCGAGCGCATCAACAACCGCCTGTTCCCGACGGCGGAGGCGCGCGCGCTCTACAAGGATTCCGAGCCGATCTTCGCCTTGCATGCGGCTTTCGAGGCCAGGGTGCAGGACATCAAGGAGAACCGGGCCGGCCATATCCGCATCATCGCGACCCCGCCGCTGGGCTATGGCGTCCTGCCCTCGGCGCTGCGCAACTATCTCGCCAAGCGCCCGAAGGTGCGCGTCTCCTTCGACATCCGGCGCTTCGAGCACGTCCTCGAAAGCGTCGAGAACGGCACCGCGGAACTCGGCTTCGTCATGGGGATGGACGATGATCGCGGGCTCGACGCCGAGACGTTCTTCACCGGCAACATGGTCTGCGTCATGCGCCCGGACCACCCCCTGGCCGCGAAGCCGACGATCACGCCGGAGGATCTGCGCGCGGTATCCTATATCGCCCTCGAACAGGGCACGCGCATGGGCACCATCGTCCGCAAGGCTTTTGCTCAGGCCGACGTCCCGTTCCGGTTCTCCGTCGAGGTCCGCTATTGCAACACGGCCTGCGTGCTTGCTGAAAGCGGCGTCGGCGTCGCTGTGGTCGACCCACTATCCCCGGTCTTTTCCGGGCATTACGACCTGGCCATCCGCCCCTTTTCTCCCGCCTCCCTGGTGACGGCTTCGGCCGTCCGCTCGCGCAAGCGCCCGATCTCGCGCGCAGCCGACGCCTTCCTGCGCGAGGTCCGGCTGGTCGCCGCCGAAACGGCCGCCAAGCTGGGCGACGGCTGA
- a CDS encoding polysaccharide deacetylase family protein, with product MLTDFPHRAANPADPAPNYPWPAGYRCAVFPAFDVDAETAWLQYDAKNTDRLVTLSFGGYEERVGVPKILDYLRSVEIKATFFIPGWVVEVHPKMCEAIVKDGHEVGHHGYSHKRPEPSEFTADKEEVDKTLDIFKRILGVTPVGYRAPSGENYDELLGYLRDKGIVYSSSFRDDIRPYRHKLRDGTKGPVELPVNMSFDDWLYGLSQRFSPRPMFPKEHVLSIWNDELDQTREWGGLVSMVMHPQVSGRPMRIGIMRDFLARARGYGDVWIATGKEIAEHFLAQEKAAEG from the coding sequence ATGCTCACTGACTTCCCTCACCGTGCCGCCAATCCCGCCGATCCGGCCCCGAACTATCCCTGGCCGGCCGGATACCGATGCGCGGTGTTCCCCGCCTTCGACGTCGATGCCGAGACGGCCTGGCTGCAATACGACGCCAAGAATACCGACCGGCTGGTGACGCTCTCCTTCGGTGGTTACGAGGAGCGGGTGGGCGTTCCGAAGATCCTCGACTATCTCCGTTCAGTCGAGATCAAGGCGACCTTCTTCATCCCCGGCTGGGTCGTCGAGGTGCATCCGAAGATGTGCGAGGCCATCGTCAAGGATGGTCACGAGGTCGGCCATCACGGCTATTCGCACAAGCGGCCGGAGCCCAGCGAGTTCACCGCCGACAAGGAGGAGGTCGACAAGACGCTCGACATCTTCAAGCGCATCCTCGGCGTCACGCCGGTCGGCTACCGCGCGCCCTCGGGCGAGAATTACGACGAGCTGCTCGGCTATCTCCGCGACAAGGGTATCGTCTACTCCTCCTCCTTCCGCGACGACATCCGCCCCTATCGCCACAAGCTGCGCGACGGCACAAAGGGACCGGTCGAACTGCCGGTCAACATGTCGTTCGACGACTGGCTCTACGGCCTGTCGCAGCGCTTTTCGCCCCGCCCGATGTTCCCGAAGGAGCACGTGCTCTCGATCTGGAACGACGAGCTCGACCAGACGCGCGAATGGGGCGGCCTCGTCTCCATGGTGATGCATCCGCAGGTCTCCGGGCGGCCGATGCGGATCGGCATCATGCGTGACTTCCTGGCCCGCGCCCGTGGCTACGGCGACGTCTGGATCGCCACTGGCAAGGAGATCGCCGAGCATTTCCTCGCGCAGGAGAAGGCGGCCGAGGGCTGA